A DNA window from Thiothrix subterranea contains the following coding sequences:
- the rnhB gene encoding ribonuclease HII: MLVAGVDEVGRGPLAGAVVAAAVILDPQRPIAGLNDSKKLTEKRRERLALEIREKALAWSLGRAEVEEIDAINILQATFLAMQRALEGLNIQPDFVKIDGNHCPKLAYKMEAIIGGDATVAEISAASIIAKVARDAELVALDAIYPQYGFAKHKGYGTAAHLAALQEFGATPIHRRSFAPVKKALDAAAT, translated from the coding sequence ATGTTGGTGGCGGGTGTGGATGAGGTAGGGCGTGGGCCATTGGCGGGCGCTGTGGTCGCGGCAGCGGTCATCCTCGACCCGCAGCGCCCGATTGCTGGCTTGAATGATTCCAAGAAATTGACCGAGAAACGCCGTGAACGGTTAGCGCTTGAAATCCGCGAAAAGGCGCTGGCATGGAGCCTTGGGCGTGCTGAGGTGGAAGAAATTGATGCGATCAATATTCTGCAAGCGACGTTTCTGGCGATGCAACGGGCGTTGGAAGGCTTAAACATCCAGCCTGATTTTGTGAAGATTGATGGCAACCATTGCCCAAAGCTGGCGTATAAAATGGAGGCGATTATTGGCGGTGATGCGACAGTGGCGGAAATCAGTGCGGCGTCGATCATTGCGAAAGTGGCGCGGGATGCGGAGTTGGTGGCATTGGATGCGATTTATCCGCAATACGGTTTTGCCAAGCATAAAGGCTATGGCACGGCGGCGCATTTAGCCGCTTTGCAGGAATTTGGCGCAACGCCAATTCATCGTCGAAGTTTTGCCCCGGTTAAAAAAGCGCTGGATGCCGCCGCCACATAA